In one window of Eleutherodactylus coqui strain aEleCoq1 chromosome 10, aEleCoq1.hap1, whole genome shotgun sequence DNA:
- the LOC136580988 gene encoding ADP-ribosylation factor 6-like, giving the protein MGHMLSRVFGNKEMRILMLGLDAAGKTTILYKLKLGQSVTTIPTVGFNVETVTYKNVKFNVWDVGGQDKIRPLWRHYYTGTQGLIFVVDCADRDRIDEARQELHRIINDREMRDAIILIFANKQDLVDAMKPHEIQEKLGLTRIRDRNWYVQPSCANTGEGLYEGLMWLTSNYKS; this is encoded by the coding sequence ATGGGGCATATGCTATCCAGGGTGTTTGGGAACAAGGAAATGCGGATATTGATGTTGGGCCTGGATGCAGCCGGGAAGACGACCATCCTGTACAAGCTAAAGTTGGGCCAGTCTGTTACGACCATTCCCACTGTTGGCTTCAACGTGGAGACGGTAACCTATAAGAATGTTAAGTTCAACGTGTGGGACGTTGGTGGCCAGGACAAGATCCGTCCTCTCTGGCGACACTATTACACAGGCACACAGGGCCTCATATTTGTGGTAGACTGTGCTGACCGAGATCGCATCGATGAGGCGAGGCAAGAACTCCACCGCATCATTAATGACCGTGAAATGAGGGATGCCATTATTCTGATTTTCGCCAATAAACAGGACCTGGTGGATGCAATGAAGCCTCACGAAATCCAGGAAAAGCTGGGACTAACCCGCATCAGGGACAGGAACTGGTACGTCCAGCCGTCGTGTGCCAACACTGGAGAGGGACTGTACGAGGGCCTCATGTGGCTGACGTCAAACTACAAATCTTAA
- the LOC136580987 gene encoding golgin subfamily A member 6-like protein 7: protein MGVLQMAESERSGNTKSKDQEKPRKPSTESSQSPKAAQPSCLREAFIRIFPKRAEPNNKTEEDPSSNQNTDDQAGVRGKRRRVTGSIFRLPCLRPAETTGNDIQNKTEEQSNDVVQEEELKPYSKASFLRKIRCYRLMREKDATEKEKVIEMAQRKHDRENAEVKQCKERVIEQSEEGLQSMNQDEVVGEKETETTEQGCHAKSLGEVGNDVKKQDFNVEHVEQDVSLGKQECCTGKLHELGKDSVKIEDPAQDLGEVGKDSAEQESCVETLKEKSVLLDVDVSLPYDKNLAEQESQIRKVEKLENVLDEVKEQKKEVMEQKLGNVDNALSDSMVQPEEVRKQEKRTPNQKDMEIDLPAKESRDLVIVNTGDSEGTMQKCSDELRDAGNYLSEQKERTEKVGNTENNLSGQQCLEEDMENTRNCLPEQDSQKEMKELETKGTMTGQNSQGDIADKLKIKESHGKKEDHSERGGDQKNNLVDQDGPVENTMKEISNQDSQYTMKDAEAEILGELVDNTTKVSGVSSDAQNVTNTMSNPGFISTILNQEFVSSETFQRQDSPVKMTLGSEDNEELASVRKKTTTNDIITYTSSEVAHTQVLGLQKEVLTSTITMDLTYQDPHIHTYVNNKEDDMGCESKDLGSLREEVKDMVEWLVQEASDRLSHYAQEAEGTG, encoded by the coding sequence ATGGGAGTCTTACAAATGGCAGAGTCAGAGCGTTCTGGAAACACAAAATCCAAAGATCAAGAAAAACCACGTAAGCCATCTACAGAAAGCAGCCAAAGTCCAAAAGCAGCTCAACCATCCTGCCTAAGAGAAGCTTTCATTCGTATCTTTCCGAAGAGAGCAGAACCAAACAATAAGACAGAAGAAGACCCATCAAGCAACCAAAATACGGATGATCAGGCGGGTGTAAGAGGCAAAAGACGAAGAGTGACTGGAAGCATCTTCCGACTACCATGCCTGAGACCTGCAGAGACAACAGGTAATGACATTCAGAATAAGACAGAGGAACAAAGTAATGATGTTGTTCAAGAAGAAGAACTGAAACCCTATTCTAAGGCGTCGTTTCTTCGTAAAATTAGATGCTATAGATTAATGCGGGAAAAGGATGCTACAGAGAAggagaaagtaatagaaatggCCCAGCGTAAGCATGATAGGGAGAATGCAGAGGTGAAACAATGCAAGGAAAGGGTAATAGAACAGAGTGAGGAGGGTCTTCAGAGTATGAACCAGGATGAAGTGGTGGGAGAAAAAGAAACAGAGACAACAGAACAAGGATGCCATGCAAAAAGTTTGGGAGAAGTAGGTAATGATGTTAAAAAACAGGATTTTAATGTGGAGCACGTAGAACAGGACGTCAGCTTAGGAAAACAGGAATGCTGCACAGGAAAGTTACATGAACTCGGGAAAGACTCAGTGAAAATAGAAGATCCTGCACAAGATCTGGGGGAAGTGGGCAAAGACTCGGCAGAACAAGAGAGTTGTGTAGAGACTTTGAAAGAAAAGAGTGTCTTGCTAGACGTTGATGTGAGTCTTCCGTACGACAAAAACTTGGCAGAACAGGAGAGTCAAATAAGAAAAGTAGAAAAGTTGGAAAATGTGTTAGATGAGGTAAAAGAGCAGAAGAAAGAGGTGATGGAGCAAAAGTTGGGGAATGTAGATAATGCTTTGTCAGATAGTATGGTCCAACCAGAGGAGGTGAGGAAGCAGGAAAAACGCACACCTAACCAAAAGGATATGGAAATAGACCTACCTGCGAAGGAGAGTCGTGACCTTGTGATTGTGAACACAGGAGATTCAGAGGGTACAATGCAGAAATGCTCAGATGAGTTGCGAGATGCTGGGAATTATTTGTCGGAGCAAAAAGAGCGTACAGAAAAAGTGGGAAATACTGAAAATAATTTATCAGGACAGCAATGTCTGGAGGAAGACATGGAAAACACAAGAAATTGCTTGCCAGAACAAGATAGTCAAAAAGAGATGAAGGAATTAGAGACAAAAGGCACGATGACTGGGCAGAACAGTCAAGGAGATATTGCTGACAAACTGAAAATCAAGGAAAGTCATGGAAAGAAGGAGGACCATAGCGAGAGAGgtggtgaccaaaaaaacaaCTTGGTAGATCAAGATGGTCCAGTGGAAAACACTATGAAAGAGATATCAAATCAGGATAGTCAATACACTATGAAAGACGCTGAAGCCGAAATATTGGGAGAATTAGTAGACAACACCACAAAGGTCTCAGGGGTCTCCTCAGATGCGCAAAACGTTACAAACACCATGTCTAATCCAGGGTTTATATCAACCATCTTGAATCAAGAGTTTGTGTCCTCAGAAACATTTCAACGACAAGATTCACCTGTTAAGATGACACTGGGCTCTGAAGACAATGAAGAGCTTGCATCCGTCAGGAAGAAGACTACGACCAACGACATCATTACTTACACATCTTCTGAGGTGGCACACACACAAGTTCTGGGGTTACAGAAAGAGGTGCTAACATCAACAATAACAATGGACCTTACTTACCAGGACCCACATATCCATACATACGTCAATAATAAAGAGGATGATATGGGATGTGAAAGCAAAGATTTAGGATCCCTAAGAGAGGAGGTGAAGGACATGGTTGAATGGCTGGTACAGGAAGCCTCAGATAGACTCTCCCATTACGCGCAAGAAGCAGAAGGTACTGGATAA